In Pungitius pungitius chromosome 2, fPunPun2.1, whole genome shotgun sequence, a single window of DNA contains:
- the LOC119210515 gene encoding proline-rich protein 5-like isoform X1, with translation MEREGSFRRSLQNKLRLGLGSSSSLTDLSQAKTPGVGGGERGGTTGGPADECNRHIGTQQRRAGANATWNGIHNAVISVFQRKDLGENELYTLNEGVRQLLKTELGCFFTEYLQNQLLTKGMVILRDKIHFYEGQKLLDSLADTWDFFFCDVLSMLQAIFYPVQGKEPSVRQMALLHFRNIITLNLKLDEALCRPRARVPPSIIQMLLLLQGVHESKGVTDDYLRLEALIQKVVSPYLGTHGLHSRDGSSNLHCSSCLLENRFRRSWPSKPGNPPIPKNPVVRSKSYNVPMLTPVVEYDSDSFAAGGAGIRRHSVSEMTSCLEESSSLAESTPAAPSDCGGTGASSAARHAASAALSGRDPPQPQNPSPCLLPEPSPGEDTHRSGSLASDSPASSRAQDTASDPGTPSSLEAAAAAAGGEPEFVDGIFLDFSLRRSGGSEETRTDAETRADDAAP, from the exons ATGGAACGTGAGGGCTCATTTAGGAG GAGTCTTCAGAACAAGCTGAGGTTGGGTCTCGGCTCTTCCTCCAGCCTCACCGACCTCTCGCAGGCCAAGACCCCCGGTGTcggaggaggggaaaggggCGGGACCACCGGAGGGCCGGCGGACGAGTGCAACAGGCACATAGGGACCCAGCAGAGGAGGGCCGGCGCCAACGCCACTTGGAACGG CATCCACAACGCGGTGATATCAGTGTTCCAGAGGAAGGATCTGGGGGAAAATGAACTCTACACACTGAATGAAGGAGTCAG GCAGCTGCTGAAGACCGAGCTGGGCTGTTTCTTCACCGAGTACCTTCAGAACCAGCTGCTCACTAAAGGCATGGTGATACTGAGAGACAAGATCCACTTCTACGAAG GTCAGAAGTTGCTGGACTCTCTGGCCGACACGTGGGACTTCTTCTTCTGCGATGTTCTGTCCATGCTGCAGGCCATCTTCTACCCcgtgcag GGAAAGGAGCCGTCAGTGCGTCAGATGGCTCTCCTCCACTTCAGGAACATCATAACCCTCAACCTGAAGCTGGACGAAGCTCTGTGTCGTCCCCGAGCCCGAGTTCCCCCTTCAATCATACAGATGCTGCTACTACTacag GGAGTCCATGAATCTAAAGGTGTGACCGATGACTACCTTCGTTTAGAGGCTCTCATCCAGAAGGTGGTCTCTCCCTACCTCGGCACCCATGGGTTGCACTCCAGAGATGGATCTTCCAATTTGCACTGCTCCTCCTGCCTTTTAG aaaaCCGCTTCCGTCGCTCCTGGCCGTCCAAACCCGGAAACCCGCCCATCCCCAAGAACCCAGTGGTCCGCTCCAAGAGCTACAACGTGCCCATGCTGACCCCTGTGGTGGAGTACGACTCCGACTCTTTCGCGGCAGGGGGCGCCGGCATCAGGCGCCACTCGGTCTCCGAGATGACCTCCTGCCTGGAGGAGAGCAGCTCTTTGGCCGAATCCACACCGGCCGCGCCCAGCGACTGCGGCGGCACCGGCGCGTCCAGCGCAGCGCGCCACGCCGCCTCCGCTGCCCTCTCAG GTCGCGACCCGCCCCAGCCACAGAatccctccccctgcctcctccCAGAGCCTTCGCCGGGCGAGGACACGCACCGCTCTGGCTCGCTGGCGTCCGACTCTCCCGCGTCGTCCCGGGCCCAGGACACGGCCTCCGACCCCGGTACGCCGTCCAGCCttgaggcggcggcggcggcggcgggcggcgagCCCGAGTTTGTGGACGGCATCTTCCTGGACTTCTCTCTGCGTCGCTCCGGAGGGTCGGAGGAGACTCGCACTGACGCAGAGACGCGTGCAGACGATGCTGCGCCGTGA
- the LOC119210515 gene encoding proline-rich protein 5-like isoform X2, whose translation MEREGSFRRSLQNKLRLGLGSSSSLTDLSQAKTPGVGGGERGGTTGGPADECNRHIGTQQRRAGANATWNGIHNAVISVFQRKDLGENELYTLNEGVRQLLKTELGCFFTEYLQNQLLTKGMVILRDKIHFYEGQKLLDSLADTWDFFFCDVLSMLQAIFYPVQGKEPSVRQMALLHFRNIITLNLKLDEALCRPRARVPPSIIQMLLLLQGVHESKGVTDDYLRLEALIQKVVSPYLGTHGLHSRDGSSNLHCSSCLLGTYIKPLPSLLAVQTRKPAHPQEPSGPLQELQRAHADPCGGVRLRLFRGRGRRHQAPLGLRDDLLPGGEQLFGRIHTGRAQRLRRHRRVQRSAPRRLRCPLRSRPAPATESLPLPPPRAFAGRGHAPLWLAGVRLSRVVPGPGHGLRPRYAVQP comes from the exons ATGGAACGTGAGGGCTCATTTAGGAG GAGTCTTCAGAACAAGCTGAGGTTGGGTCTCGGCTCTTCCTCCAGCCTCACCGACCTCTCGCAGGCCAAGACCCCCGGTGTcggaggaggggaaaggggCGGGACCACCGGAGGGCCGGCGGACGAGTGCAACAGGCACATAGGGACCCAGCAGAGGAGGGCCGGCGCCAACGCCACTTGGAACGG CATCCACAACGCGGTGATATCAGTGTTCCAGAGGAAGGATCTGGGGGAAAATGAACTCTACACACTGAATGAAGGAGTCAG GCAGCTGCTGAAGACCGAGCTGGGCTGTTTCTTCACCGAGTACCTTCAGAACCAGCTGCTCACTAAAGGCATGGTGATACTGAGAGACAAGATCCACTTCTACGAAG GTCAGAAGTTGCTGGACTCTCTGGCCGACACGTGGGACTTCTTCTTCTGCGATGTTCTGTCCATGCTGCAGGCCATCTTCTACCCcgtgcag GGAAAGGAGCCGTCAGTGCGTCAGATGGCTCTCCTCCACTTCAGGAACATCATAACCCTCAACCTGAAGCTGGACGAAGCTCTGTGTCGTCCCCGAGCCCGAGTTCCCCCTTCAATCATACAGATGCTGCTACTACTacag GGAGTCCATGAATCTAAAGGTGTGACCGATGACTACCTTCGTTTAGAGGCTCTCATCCAGAAGGTGGTCTCTCCCTACCTCGGCACCCATGGGTTGCACTCCAGAGATGGATCTTCCAATTTGCACTGCTCCTCCTGCCTTTTAGGTACGTACAT aaaaCCGCTTCCGTCGCTCCTGGCCGTCCAAACCCGGAAACCCGCCCATCCCCAAGAACCCAGTGGTCCGCTCCAAGAGCTACAACGTGCCCATGCTGACCCCTGTGGTGGAGTACGACTCCGACTCTTTCGCGGCAGGGGGCGCCGGCATCAGGCGCCACTCGGTCTCCGAGATGACCTCCTGCCTGGAGGAGAGCAGCTCTTTGGCCGAATCCACACCGGCCGCGCCCAGCGACTGCGGCGGCACCGGCGCGTCCAGCGCAGCGCGCCACGCCGCCTCCGCTGCCCTCTCAG GTCGCGACCCGCCCCAGCCACAGAatccctccccctgcctcctccCAGAGCCTTCGCCGGGCGAGGACACGCACCGCTCTGGCTCGCTGGCGTCCGACTCTCCCGCGTCGTCCCGGGCCCAGGACACGGCCTCCGACCCCGGTACGCCGTCCAGCCttga